CCCGCGCCGCGAGGAGTCATAGTTGGCGCAGATCATCGGCATTGACCTGGGCACCACCAATTCCGCCGTCGCCGCCATGCACGGCGGGGAGCCCGTCATCATCCCCACCGCCGAGGGCGAGCGCCTGTGCCCGTCGGTGGTCGCCTTCACCGCCGCCGGCGAGCGCCTCGTCGGCGAGATCGCCAAGCGCCAGTGCGTGACCAACGCCGCGCGCACTATCTGCTCCGCCAAGCGGCGGATGGGCACCGACTGGAGCATCAACATTGACGGCAAGCCCTACAGCGCTCCCGAGGTGTCCGCCGCCATCCTGGAGAAGCTGCGCGCCGACGCCGAGGCCTTCCTGGGCGAGGCGGTCGCTCGCGCCGTCATCACCGTCCCCGCCTACTTCTCCGACGCCCAGCGCCAGGCGACCCGTGACGCCGGCCGTATCGCCGGCCTCGACGTCGCGCGCATCATCAATGAACCCACCGCCGCCGCCCTCGCTTACGGCCTGCAAGCGCAGGACCTCCACACCGTGCTGGTGTGGGATCTCGGCGGGGGCACCTTCGACGTGTCGGTGCTGGAGCTGGGAGACGGCGTCTTCGAGGTCAAGGCCACCAGCGGTGATACCCACCTCGGCGGCGATGACTGGGACGAGCGCATCGTCGGCTGGCTGGCGGACGAGTTCAAGGCCGAGCACGGCCTCGACCTGCGCGCGGACGCGACCGCCATGCAGCGCCTGCGCGAGGCGGCGGAGCGCGCCAAGATCGAGCTCTCGACCCTGGTCGCCACGCGCATCAGCCTGCCCTTCATCAGCGCCTCCGGACCCGCCCCCAGGCACCTCGAGCGCGAGCTCACCCGCGCCCATTTCGAGCACCTGAGCGCCGACCTGCTCGAGCGCGTGGTGGTACCCACCCGCACTGCCATGGCCGACGCCCGCGTCACCCCGGAGGACCTCGACCGCATCATCCTGGTCGGCGGCCTCACGCGCATGCCGGCGGTGGTAGCGCTGGTGACGC
The sequence above is a segment of the Armatimonadota bacterium genome. Coding sequences within it:
- the dnaK gene encoding molecular chaperone DnaK; translated protein: MAQIIGIDLGTTNSAVAAMHGGEPVIIPTAEGERLCPSVVAFTAAGERLVGEIAKRQCVTNAARTICSAKRRMGTDWSINIDGKPYSAPEVSAAILEKLRADAEAFLGEAVARAVITVPAYFSDAQRQATRDAGRIAGLDVARIINEPTAAALAYGLQAQDLHTVLVWDLGGGTFDVSVLELGDGVFEVKATSGDTHLGGDDWDERIVGWLADEFKAEHGLDLRADATAMQRLREAAERAKIELSTLVATRISLPFISASGPAPRHLERELTRAHFEHLSADLLERVVVPTRTAMADARVTPEDLDRIILVGGLTRMPAVVALVTQLFGQPPHCEINPDEAVAVGAAIQAAVLAGEVRDIVLLDVTPLSMGIETAGGVFQRLIMRNTTMPVRTTETFTTAADNQSAVDLHVLQGEREMAADNISLGRFQLGGLRPAPKGVPRIQVTFDIDVNGILHVSARDVATGGRREVEITPASGLSPAQVERLIADADANRDRDRRKREAAQLRLRVDDLLASADRVLSDAAGKLPQATTQPLADVVSRARETDAGTSLGRLRQVIAELERASYEVTEALYRYNAAEQASQAAGRAGERAPGALEGEVRGE